The Pirellulales bacterium genomic sequence GAGGCTATACGTGCCGGGAAGATCGACCAAGGCGAATCGCCGCCCGGCGAAATCCGCGTGCCCAACTTTCTTCTCGACCGTCACGCCGGGATAGTTGCCGATCCGCTGGCGCACGCCCGCCAGCGCCGAAAACAACGTCGACTTTCCGGTATTCGGATTGCCGATCAGCGCGACGGTTATGGTTTTGGGAAGAGTTGCGGTGGCCACGAGAACAGGGGATCAGGGGTTTTTGGGGCCAGGGGTTAGAGAAGCTGCTCGACTTCCACTCGCGCGGCTTCGGTCTTGCGCAGGCTGAGGCGGTAGCCGCGCAGTTCGACTTCAATCGGATCGCCGAGCGGCGCGCAGCCCAAGAGTTCGACGGCCACGCCAGGCGTCAGGCCCATTTCAAAAAGCCGGGCCGTGATTTCATCGGCGCCAATGATTCGCACGACTCGGCCTCGATCGCCGATCGTCAATCGATCGAGTCCTGTCATTTGCAAGCTCGCTTTCGGCGATTCAGAGAGGCATACGATTTGGCTGCCCATGGAACCGACCCGTGTGAGCTGCCTGCATCTGGCGACGCGGCGTTATCGCGGGCAATGCGCTGGCGCCGGCCGCACGTCAACCGCGATCAGGCGGGCGCCCCGGACCGAACCAGAACATTCAACAACTCGTTTGCCCGAATACAAAGCGTTTGTCCGGCAACTCGGATGATGCAGGGACTGCCGGAGCGAACCATGGTGATCTCGACGCCGTCGTGCAATCCAAGCTCTTTGATGCGTTGCACCTGATCCGCCCGGCCGACGATTTCTGCGATCAGCGCGGTTTCGCCGGCTGGCAATCGGTTTAAGGGAATTGGACCGAACATGGCAAGATCCCCCTGCTGTCGCTAGCGCAAAAGTTAATTGAGACTCATTCTCATGTTTCGGCTAATTCTAACCGCTCCAATAAGGGCGAACAAGAGACCGGCGAAAGAAAAAAGAAAAAGTGAAGAGCGGCGTTGCGCTGTGAAATCCGGGGCTGCCGATCCAAGAATTGCGTGGCGGCAGCGAATTGAAGGGCGAGAGGATGTGCCTCAAAAACCCCTCACCCCCGGCCCCTCTCCCACAAGGGGAGAGGGGAGAATTTCGCACGACGCCATATCGATTTTCGCACCACGCCTTATCGAATTTCGCACGATGCCATCTCGAATTTGGCACGCGATGCCATATCAAATTTCGCACGATGCCTGATCGAATTTCGCACGACGCCATATCGAATTTCGCACGACGCCTTATCGAATTTTGAACGACGCCATATCGAATTTGGCACGCGATGCCATATCAAATTTCGCACGATGCCTTATCGAATTTTGAACCAGGCATCGCCAAACATTGCACGAGGCATCGTCAACAGATGCAGATTCACACACGCGACTGATTCGCTGAGGCCGAAGGCCTCAGTTCCCCCTCTCCCCTTGCGGGAGAGGGGCTAGGGGTGAGGGGTAAATACTAGAGCAGAGTCAACCTAGATGAAATTTCGTCCGGCCGCCGTTCACCGGCTGCTGGACGGTAGCTTGTGTCGTCGGCAATTCCAGCGCATGATGCTTATTCAGTCGAATCGCCCCCCGTCGGAGCGGCGGTTTCGCATCCTTTCTCGCATCCGCCTCGGCGCGGAGCATTTTCCGGCAGAATTCGAGGTTGCTCTATGGTCTGGGCCTTTCTCTTCGTCGGCTTCTGTCTGATCGTCCTGGCGATCGTCGCCTTCGCGCCTTGGTGCGGCATTCAATATGTGCCCAACGACAAGGTGGGCATCGTCGAATCGCTGTGGGGCAAGCATATCGAGCAGGGGCGAATTATTGCCCTGAAAGGCGAAACCGGCTTCCAACCCAACGTCATCCGCGGCGGTTTCTATTTCGGGTTGTATCGCTGGAAATACCGGATCCACAAAGTGCCCTTCGTGGCAATTCCACAGGGGAAGATCGGCTATGTCTACGCGCGCGACGGCGAACCCCTCAGTGCTCGCCAAACGCTGGGGCGGATCGTCGATTGCAACAGCTTCCAAGACGCACAAGCGTTTCTCGGCGGCGATCATTCGGAAACGCCGAAGCTCGGACAGCGCGGCCGGCAACGCGCCGTGCTCCGCGAAGGCGTGTACGCCATCAATCTGGCCCTGTTCACGGTCATTGCCGAAGACCAGTTTTATAGCCTCGGCACCAGTCGCGCCGAATTGGCCATGTTGCGATCCTGGCAGGAGCAACTCGAATCGGTCGATGGCTTCAATCCGATCGTGATCGGCGCCAAAGACGACATCGGCATTGTCACGGTGCAAGATGGCCCGGTGCTGCCGAGCGGCGAGATCATCGCTCCCGCCACCTCGAGCGATCACGACAGCTATCAAAACCCCGAAAAATTTCTGGCCGGCGGCGGCATGCGCGGCCGGCAATACCAAGCCCTCACCGACGGCACGTATTTCATCAATCGTTGGTTTGCCACGGTCGAATCGAAGCCCAAGACATTGGTGCCGATCGGCTACGTGGGCGTGGTAATCAGCTATTTCGGCCTGCAAGGCAAAGACATCAGCGGCGACGACTTCCGTCACGGCGAACGCGTCGCCACCGGCCAAAAAGGCATCTGGGACAAACCGCTTCCTCCGGGCAAATACGCCTTCAACGACTACGCCGGCCAGGTGGTGCTCGTGCCGACGACGAATTTCGTCCTGCATTGGATCACCGACAAAACCGAGCAATCGCACAAATACGATGAAAATCTGCGCTCGATCGATCTCGTCACGCTCGATGCCTATGAGCCAGAGCTGCCGCTCAGCCTGGTCGTGCATATCGATTATCAAAAAGCGCCGAACGTCGTGCAGCGCTTCGGCGACGTGAAGAGGTTGATCAATCAAAGCATCGACCCAATGCTCAGCGCCTATATCCGCGACATCTGCCACAAGCGATCGATGCTCGCCCTGCTTCACGAACGCGACGAGATTCAAGCCGAGGCCCGCAACGAGCTCCGCGAGCGGTTCCAGCAGTTCGACTTGGAATGCATCGACGTGTTGATCGGCAAGCCGGAACCTGCCGCGAACGACTGCGGCAAG encodes the following:
- a CDS encoding ferrous iron transport protein A, yielding MTGLDRLTIGDRGRVVRIIGADEITARLFEMGLTPGVAVELLGCAPLGDPIEVELRGYRLSLRKTEAARVEVEQLL
- a CDS encoding FeoA family protein, with product MFGPIPLNRLPAGETALIAEIVGRADQVQRIKELGLHDGVEITMVRSGSPCIIRVAGQTLCIRANELLNVLVRSGAPA
- a CDS encoding SPFH domain-containing protein, with translation MVWAFLFVGFCLIVLAIVAFAPWCGIQYVPNDKVGIVESLWGKHIEQGRIIALKGETGFQPNVIRGGFYFGLYRWKYRIHKVPFVAIPQGKIGYVYARDGEPLSARQTLGRIVDCNSFQDAQAFLGGDHSETPKLGQRGRQRAVLREGVYAINLALFTVIAEDQFYSLGTSRAELAMLRSWQEQLESVDGFNPIVIGAKDDIGIVTVQDGPVLPSGEIIAPATSSDHDSYQNPEKFLAGGGMRGRQYQALTDGTYFINRWFATVESKPKTLVPIGYVGVVISYFGLQGKDISGDDFRHGERVATGQKGIWDKPLPPGKYAFNDYAGQVVLVPTTNFVLHWITDKTEQSHKYDENLRSIDLVTLDAYEPELPLSLVVHIDYQKAPNVVQRFGDVKRLINQSIDPMLSAYIRDICHKRSMLALLHERDEIQAEARNELRERFQQFDLECIDVLIGKPEPAANDCGKIEVLLEQLRQRQLSREQIETFGEQKAAAEKRRTLEEATATADRQKDLTNSQVQIRIVENEANAQLAKAQMQKQQTIVEAEGQLEKSRRSAEQQIVLAKAASEQTIIEANARSQQEVLLGKGEGQRRLQIGLSEAISLQQKVNAYGDPRLYAVVLAAERIAKSRQPLVPERVFAQGGHGDNGKDGGAGNNPLNTLLSIVLADATVFQQRGETNAVVKDMTEKLIAAAMGSLSGNGAAQPRAALPEPNG